From Rhodococcus antarcticus, the proteins below share one genomic window:
- a CDS encoding phosphoribosyl-ATP diphosphatase has product MGGSSTVKTFDSLFAELTERAATRPEGSGTVAALDAGVHAQGKKVLEEAGEVWIAAEHESDEALAGEISQLLYWTQVLMVGRGLSLEDVYKHL; this is encoded by the coding sequence GTGGGAGGATCGTCCACCGTGAAGACCTTCGACTCGCTGTTCGCCGAGCTGACCGAGCGCGCGGCCACCCGCCCCGAGGGATCCGGCACCGTCGCCGCGCTCGACGCCGGGGTGCACGCCCAGGGCAAGAAGGTGCTCGAGGAGGCGGGCGAGGTGTGGATCGCCGCGGAGCACGAGAGCGACGAGGCCCTGGCCGGCGAGATCTCCCAGCTCCTGTACTGGACGCAGGTCCTGATGGTGGGCCGGGGGCTGAGCCTCGAGGACGTCTACAAGCACCTCTGA
- a CDS encoding esterase/lipase family protein — translation MTEPQPRRRDEVAATADLVAHLVDVLSRPAQGTHRMIAGHVFRVLGPAAAPVRVVHDAIADASYAGVRSGARVVARVVGAGSSLLPPERTSHALTSTAAGSVVVGAVNGLFGDQLRHDGNHLAVQLGPHHQRRVVGAETALLARAHPEPTGHVVVFAHGLGETEQAWWYRHDGRGSHGQALAELGATPVVLRYNTGRPVADNGRELARLLADLLRAWPVPVERIDLVGHSMGGLVLREACSRAVARKWLPLVRTATYLGTPHDGAPLARGAARLATLLRWRPESRPWAEVLDLRSAGILDLERAHRLPLAPGVRHVAVAATLAADPSAWWAGAVGDGLVTVSSAKHTVPETHVVPATGHLALLTEPRVTQILAGLITWEPPAALAR, via the coding sequence GTGACCGAGCCCCAGCCGCGTCGCCGCGACGAGGTGGCCGCCACCGCCGACCTCGTCGCCCACCTGGTGGACGTGCTGAGCCGGCCCGCCCAGGGCACCCACCGGATGATCGCCGGTCACGTGTTCCGCGTGCTGGGACCCGCGGCCGCACCCGTGCGCGTGGTGCACGACGCCATCGCCGACGCCAGCTACGCGGGCGTCCGCTCGGGGGCCCGGGTGGTGGCGCGGGTCGTCGGGGCCGGCTCGTCGCTGCTGCCCCCCGAGCGGACGTCGCACGCCCTGACGTCCACCGCGGCCGGGTCGGTCGTGGTGGGCGCGGTGAACGGCCTGTTCGGCGACCAGCTCCGCCACGACGGCAACCACCTCGCCGTGCAGCTGGGCCCGCACCACCAGCGCAGGGTGGTCGGGGCGGAGACCGCGCTGCTCGCCCGGGCGCACCCGGAGCCCACCGGGCACGTCGTCGTCTTCGCGCACGGCCTCGGCGAGACCGAGCAGGCGTGGTGGTACCGCCACGACGGGCGCGGCAGCCACGGTCAGGCCCTGGCCGAGCTCGGTGCCACGCCGGTGGTGCTGCGCTACAACACCGGGCGCCCGGTGGCCGACAACGGCCGCGAGCTGGCCCGGCTTCTCGCGGACCTGCTGCGGGCGTGGCCCGTGCCCGTGGAGCGGATCGACCTCGTGGGCCACTCGATGGGCGGGCTGGTGCTGCGGGAGGCCTGCTCGCGTGCCGTGGCGAGGAAGTGGCTGCCCCTGGTGCGCACCGCGACCTACCTGGGCACCCCGCACGACGGGGCACCGCTGGCCCGGGGTGCGGCCCGGCTCGCAACGCTGCTGCGCTGGCGGCCCGAGAGCCGCCCGTGGGCAGAGGTGCTCGACCTGCGCAGCGCCGGCATCCTCGACCTCGAGCGCGCCCACCGGCTGCCGCTGGCCCCGGGGGTGCGGCACGTGGCCGTCGCGGCGACCCTGGCGGCCGACCCGTCGGCGTGGTGGGCGGGGGCGGTCGGCGACGGGCTCGTCACGGTCTCCAGCGCCAAGCACACCGTCCCGGAGACGCACGTGGTGCCGGCGACCGGCCACCTTGCCCTGCTCACCGAGCCCCGGGTGACCCAGATCCTCGCCGGGCTGATCACGTGGGAGCCCCCGGCCGCCCTGGCTCGGTAG
- a CDS encoding NUDIX domain-containing protein, with translation MTDELVARYDAEGREVGVVRRSRVYAEGLWHACAGVLLRSADGSRVLVHRRVQSKAVFAGLHDCVAGGVLAPGEDFAGAAARELGEELGVHDVELHPLDEIAYDDGRWRYHLVVFEARSDGPLVLQPDEVAEAWWWTPAELRAHLADPAWPFVPDTRALLQHLDTGAGW, from the coding sequence GTGACCGACGAGCTGGTGGCCCGCTACGACGCCGAGGGTCGCGAGGTGGGCGTGGTCCGACGGTCCCGGGTCTACGCCGAGGGGCTGTGGCACGCGTGCGCCGGGGTGCTGCTGCGCTCGGCGGACGGCAGCCGGGTGCTGGTGCACCGGCGCGTGCAGAGCAAGGCGGTGTTCGCCGGGCTGCACGACTGCGTGGCCGGCGGGGTGCTCGCACCCGGTGAGGACTTCGCGGGTGCCGCCGCCCGGGAGCTGGGTGAGGAGCTCGGGGTGCACGACGTGGAGCTGCACCCGCTGGACGAGATCGCCTACGACGACGGCCGCTGGCGCTACCACCTGGTGGTGTTCGAGGCGCGCTCCGACGGTCCGCTCGTGCTGCAGCCCGACGAGGTGGCCGAGGCGTGGTGGTGGACCCCGGCCGAGCTGCGCGCGCACCTCGCGGATCCGGCCTGGCCCTTCGTCCCCGACACCCGAGCGCTGCTCCAGCACCTGGACACCGGCGCCGGTTGGTAG
- a CDS encoding tRNA (adenine-N1)-methyltransferase — protein sequence MAQPRPSGPFRAGDRVQLTDAKGRHYTITLFEGGSYHTHRGAVAHDDLIGAPEASVVRSVAGTSYLAMRPLLTDYVLSMPRGAQVIYPKDAAQILSEGDIFPGARVLEAGAGSGALTCSLLRAVGPEGRVISYEVREDHAVHAVANVENFFGERPPNWDLTIADVAEFEGEVDRVVLDMLAPWDVLPSVARNLVPGGVVVVYVATTTQLSRVAETLREMQCWTEPHSWELLLRNWHVVGLAVRPDHRMQGHTAFLISARRLAEGTVTPMPQRRSAKN from the coding sequence ATGGCCCAGCCCCGACCGAGCGGACCCTTCCGCGCCGGTGACCGCGTCCAGCTCACCGACGCCAAGGGGCGGCACTACACGATCACCCTGTTCGAGGGGGGCAGCTACCACACCCACCGCGGCGCGGTCGCCCACGACGACCTCATCGGCGCCCCGGAGGCCAGCGTGGTCCGCTCCGTCGCGGGCACGAGCTACCTGGCCATGCGCCCGCTGCTCACCGACTACGTGCTCTCCATGCCCCGCGGCGCCCAGGTCATCTACCCCAAGGACGCCGCGCAGATCCTCAGCGAGGGCGACATCTTCCCCGGTGCGCGGGTCCTCGAGGCCGGGGCCGGCTCGGGTGCGCTGACCTGCTCCCTGCTGCGTGCGGTGGGCCCGGAGGGTCGGGTGATCTCCTACGAGGTGCGCGAGGACCACGCCGTGCACGCCGTGGCCAACGTGGAGAACTTCTTCGGCGAGCGCCCGCCCAACTGGGACCTCACCATCGCCGACGTCGCCGAGTTCGAGGGCGAGGTCGACCGGGTGGTGCTCGACATGCTGGCCCCGTGGGACGTGCTGCCGTCAGTCGCGAGGAACCTGGTTCCGGGCGGGGTGGTCGTGGTCTACGTCGCCACCACCACGCAGCTGTCGCGAGTGGCGGAGACGCTGCGGGAGATGCAGTGCTGGACCGAGCCGCACTCCTGGGAGCTGCTGCTGCGCAACTGGCACGTCGTCGGCCTGGCCGTGCGCCCGGACCACCGCATGCAGGGCCACACCGCGTTCCTGATCAGCGCGCGCCGCCTCGCCGAGGGCACCGTCACGCCGATGCCGCAGCGTCGCTCGGCCAAGAACTGA
- a CDS encoding site-2 protease family protein yields the protein MTRENRLTAGLPLGSLAGIPLRLAPTWLIGAVVITVVYAPLVRRLVPGTSDLASVLVGVTLALLLGLSVLLHELGHCVAALRAGIGVRQVHLSLLGGSTELARDPRTPRAEAVIAGAGPAVSVVLAVTAVLAWRFGTGPGPLTLPSLLLLQVGLANAAVAVSNLLPGLPLDGGRVLRALVWGITGRPSSGTAAARIGSVVVALLLAAWGVHGLATGGSSAWLQAVVAAVLVLVVLDGARNPEEQPEPVTVLPATTALVHAVTVGGAVLVTDDLGRTRGVLDRAHGVALLHRRPDALLGEATTLLLPEQLVPQHADLTAARDRLGPGAAIVVLGADSHPVGVLL from the coding sequence GTGACGCGCGAGAACCGGCTGACTGCCGGGCTGCCCCTGGGCTCGCTGGCCGGCATCCCGCTGCGGCTCGCGCCGACGTGGCTGATCGGCGCCGTCGTCATCACCGTCGTCTACGCCCCGCTCGTGCGCCGGCTGGTCCCCGGCACCTCCGACCTCGCGTCCGTGCTCGTGGGCGTCACCCTCGCGCTGCTGCTCGGGCTGTCGGTGCTGCTGCACGAGCTGGGGCACTGCGTCGCGGCCCTGCGCGCGGGGATCGGGGTCCGTCAGGTCCACCTGTCCCTGCTGGGCGGGTCCACCGAGCTCGCGCGCGACCCCCGCACGCCGAGGGCCGAAGCTGTCATCGCCGGCGCGGGTCCGGCGGTCTCCGTGGTGCTGGCGGTCACCGCCGTGCTGGCCTGGCGCTTCGGCACGGGTCCGGGTCCGCTCACCCTGCCCTCGCTGCTGCTGCTGCAGGTCGGCCTGGCCAACGCCGCGGTCGCGGTGTCCAACCTGCTGCCCGGGCTCCCGCTCGACGGCGGCCGTGTGCTGCGGGCGCTCGTCTGGGGGATCACCGGGCGGCCGTCCAGCGGGACCGCCGCCGCGCGGATCGGCAGCGTGGTCGTGGCGCTGCTGCTGGCCGCCTGGGGCGTGCACGGCCTCGCCACCGGGGGCAGCAGCGCGTGGCTGCAGGCCGTGGTCGCCGCCGTGCTCGTGCTGGTGGTCCTCGACGGCGCCCGCAACCCCGAGGAGCAGCCCGAGCCGGTCACGGTGCTGCCCGCCACCACCGCACTGGTCCACGCCGTCACGGTCGGGGGCGCCGTGCTGGTCACCGACGACCTCGGCCGCACGCGGGGCGTGCTCGACCGGGCCCACGGGGTGGCCCTGCTGCACCGACGCCCGGACGCGCTGCTCGGTGAGGCCACCACCCTGCTCCTCCCGGAGCAGCTCGTCCCGCAGCACGCCGACCTCACCGCGGCCCGCGACCGGCTCGGGCCCGGTGCGGCGATCGTGGTCCTCGGGGCCGACTCCCACCCCGTCGGTGTCCTGCTCTGA
- the arc gene encoding proteasome ATPase: MSAPGSSRGSSAGGPTEATAQQVADLQREIEVLRRRVAESPRRVTDLEGRLQETTAKVDSLTTRNTKLLETLKDARTQLLVLREEVDRLAQPPSGYGVFLSAHEDGTVDVFTSGRRMRLVTSPSVEAPELQRGQTVRLNEALTVVEAGTFERVGEVCALRELLDDGTRALVIGHADEERVVWLAKPLLADPDDPDAVTLKVGDSLLVDTKAGYAYERVPKAEVEDLVLEEVPDVDYSDIGGLGRQIEQIRDAVELPFLHADLFTEYSLRPPKGVLLYGPPGCGKTLIAKAVANSLAKKIAEARGDDPREAKSFFLNIKGPELLNKFVGETERHIRVIFQRAREKASAGTPVIVFFDEMDSIFRTRGSGVSSDVETTIVPQLLSEIDGVEGLENVIVIGASNREDMIDPAILRPGRLDVKIKIERPDAEAAEDIFSKYLTADLPIHADDVAEFGGDRQACIDAMIQRVVERMYTETDENRFLEVTYANGDKEVLYFKDFNSGAMIQNIVDRGKKYAIKAVLDTGARGLRVQHLLDSIVDEFAENEDLPNTTNPDDWARISGKKGERIVYIRTLVTGKNASSSRAIDTETNTGQYL, from the coding sequence GTGAGCGCACCAGGAAGTTCCCGCGGCAGCAGCGCAGGTGGTCCGACCGAGGCCACCGCCCAGCAGGTCGCCGATCTGCAGCGAGAGATCGAGGTGCTCCGTCGTCGCGTCGCCGAGTCGCCGCGTCGCGTCACCGACCTCGAGGGTCGGCTGCAGGAGACCACCGCCAAGGTGGACTCGCTGACCACCCGCAACACCAAGCTCCTCGAGACCCTCAAGGACGCCCGCACCCAGCTGCTGGTGCTGCGCGAGGAGGTCGACCGCCTGGCCCAGCCGCCCAGCGGCTACGGAGTGTTCCTCTCCGCCCACGAGGACGGGACGGTGGACGTGTTCACCTCCGGTCGGCGCATGCGGCTGGTCACCTCACCCAGCGTCGAGGCCCCCGAGCTCCAGCGCGGCCAGACCGTCCGGCTCAACGAGGCCCTGACCGTCGTGGAGGCGGGCACCTTCGAGCGCGTGGGCGAGGTCTGCGCGCTGCGCGAGCTCCTCGACGACGGCACGCGGGCCCTGGTGATCGGCCACGCGGACGAGGAGCGGGTCGTGTGGCTCGCCAAGCCCCTCCTCGCCGACCCCGACGACCCGGACGCCGTGACCCTCAAGGTCGGCGACTCCCTGCTGGTGGACACCAAGGCCGGCTACGCCTACGAGCGGGTGCCCAAGGCCGAGGTCGAGGACCTGGTCCTGGAGGAGGTCCCGGACGTCGACTACTCCGACATCGGTGGGCTCGGCCGCCAGATCGAGCAGATCCGGGACGCGGTGGAGCTGCCGTTCCTGCACGCCGACCTCTTCACGGAGTACTCGCTGCGACCACCCAAGGGTGTCCTGCTCTACGGCCCGCCCGGGTGTGGCAAGACGCTCATCGCCAAGGCCGTCGCGAACTCGCTGGCGAAGAAGATCGCCGAGGCGCGCGGGGACGACCCGCGCGAGGCCAAGTCGTTCTTCCTCAACATCAAGGGTCCCGAGCTGCTCAACAAGTTCGTCGGCGAGACCGAGCGCCACATCCGGGTGATCTTCCAGCGGGCCCGGGAGAAGGCGTCGGCCGGCACGCCCGTCATCGTGTTCTTCGACGAGATGGACTCGATCTTCCGCACCCGCGGCTCGGGTGTCTCCTCGGACGTGGAGACGACGATCGTGCCTCAGCTGCTCAGCGAGATCGACGGCGTCGAGGGCCTCGAGAACGTCATCGTCATCGGTGCCTCCAACCGCGAGGACATGATCGACCCCGCGATCCTGCGGCCCGGCCGCCTCGACGTGAAGATCAAGATCGAGCGCCCGGACGCGGAGGCGGCCGAGGACATCTTCTCCAAGTACCTCACCGCGGACCTGCCCATCCACGCCGACGACGTGGCCGAGTTCGGCGGCGACCGACAGGCGTGCATCGACGCGATGATCCAGCGGGTCGTCGAGCGGATGTACACCGAGACCGACGAGAACCGGTTCCTCGAGGTGACCTACGCCAACGGGGACAAGGAGGTCCTGTACTTCAAGGACTTCAACTCCGGTGCGATGATCCAGAACATCGTCGACCGCGGGAAGAAGTACGCGATCAAGGCGGTGCTCGACACGGGGGCCAGGGGCCTGCGCGTGCAGCACCTGCTCGACTCCATCGTCGACGAGTTCGCCGAGAACGAGGACCTGCCGAACACGACCAACCCGGACGACTGGGCGCGGATCTCGGGCAAGAAGGGGGAGCGGATCGTCTACATCCGCACCCTCGTCACCGGCAAGAACGCCAGCTCGTCCCGCGCCATCGACACGGAGACCAACACCGGCCAGTACCTGTGA
- a CDS encoding thioesterase family protein: protein MSRPVPSADAAFYLPLAPADDGSERFASTEHTVGPWSLAMQHMAPPSALLVRALERCSPREGTRLVRVTLEVLGVVPRADLTVRTSVVRPGRQIELLAAELLATAPDGTERAVVRAAGWRMAAHDTSGQVTAPDPVLAPVEDGVDVEPPEHWLPGYLDALEWRWLEGFLDAQGRGEVWARPRVQVVAGEEPTELQAAFAVIDSANGVGAPLDVREFTFLNTDLTVHLHRAPVGPWTGIAAETSIGPDGVGTCSAVLHDSHGAFGRSAQILLVRPRG from the coding sequence GTGAGCCGTCCCGTCCCCTCTGCCGACGCCGCGTTCTACCTGCCCCTGGCTCCTGCGGATGACGGCAGCGAGCGGTTCGCCTCCACCGAGCACACCGTGGGGCCGTGGTCGCTGGCGATGCAGCACATGGCTCCGCCGTCCGCGTTGCTGGTCCGCGCCCTGGAGCGGTGCTCGCCCCGGGAGGGCACCCGGTTGGTGCGGGTGACCCTCGAGGTGCTGGGGGTGGTCCCCCGGGCCGACCTCACCGTCCGCACGTCGGTGGTGCGTCCGGGCCGGCAGATCGAGCTGCTGGCCGCCGAGCTGCTCGCCACCGCCCCGGACGGCACGGAGCGTGCCGTGGTGCGGGCCGCGGGCTGGCGGATGGCCGCCCACGACACGTCCGGGCAGGTCACGGCCCCGGATCCCGTGCTGGCGCCGGTGGAGGACGGTGTCGACGTGGAACCTCCGGAGCACTGGCTGCCCGGCTACCTCGACGCGCTGGAGTGGCGCTGGTTGGAGGGCTTCCTGGACGCCCAGGGCCGGGGCGAGGTGTGGGCCCGCCCGCGTGTGCAGGTCGTCGCCGGCGAGGAGCCGACCGAGCTCCAGGCGGCGTTCGCGGTGATCGACTCGGCCAACGGGGTGGGCGCCCCGCTGGACGTCCGCGAGTTCACCTTCCTGAACACCGACCTCACCGTGCACCTGCACCGGGCTCCGGTGGGCCCGTGGACCGGCATCGCGGCCGAGACCAGCATCGGTCCCGACGGCGTGGGCACCTGCTCGGCCGTGCTGCACGACAGCCACGGGGCGTTCGGGCGCTCCGCGCAGATCCTGCTGGTCCGTCCGCGCGGCTGA
- the hisG gene encoding ATP phosphoribosyltransferase — translation MLRVAVPNKGALSEQAAEMLSEAGYRRRSDSRDLTVLDNANQVEFFFLRPKDIAIYVGSGQLDVGITGRDLAAESGAEVTERIALGFGASTFRYAAPAGRTWAPSDLAGLRVATAFPRLVRNDLAARGIEATVIRLDGAVEISIQLGVADAIADVVGTGRTLRQHDLVPFGEVLCDSEAIVIERTGSGTDGARDQLAARIQGVVFAQQYLMLDYDCPRALLDAAVQVTPGLESPTIAPMVDESWLAVRAMVGRKDLNRVMDDLSALGAKAILASDIRTCRF, via the coding sequence GTGCTGCGCGTCGCCGTGCCCAACAAGGGCGCCCTCTCCGAGCAGGCCGCCGAGATGCTGTCCGAGGCCGGCTACCGCCGCCGGTCGGACTCCCGCGACCTCACCGTGCTCGACAACGCCAACCAGGTGGAGTTCTTCTTCCTGCGCCCCAAGGACATCGCGATCTACGTCGGATCCGGCCAGCTCGACGTGGGGATCACCGGCCGAGACCTCGCCGCGGAGTCCGGCGCCGAGGTCACCGAGCGCATCGCGCTGGGCTTCGGTGCGTCCACGTTCCGCTACGCCGCCCCGGCCGGCCGCACGTGGGCGCCGTCGGACCTCGCCGGGCTGCGCGTGGCCACCGCGTTCCCGCGCCTGGTGCGCAACGACCTGGCCGCCCGGGGGATCGAGGCCACCGTCATCCGGCTCGACGGTGCGGTGGAGATCAGCATCCAGCTCGGGGTGGCCGACGCCATCGCCGACGTGGTGGGCACCGGTCGCACCCTGCGCCAGCACGACCTCGTGCCGTTCGGCGAGGTGCTGTGCGACTCGGAGGCCATCGTCATCGAGCGCACCGGCTCCGGGACCGACGGGGCCCGTGACCAGCTCGCAGCACGCATCCAGGGCGTCGTGTTCGCCCAGCAGTACCTGATGCTGGACTACGACTGCCCGCGCGCCCTGCTCGATGCCGCCGTGCAGGTGACCCCTGGTCTGGAATCGCCGACGATCGCCCCGATGGTCGACGAGAGCTGGCTGGCGGTGCGTGCGATGGTCGGCCGCAAGGACCTCAACCGGGTGATGGACGACCTCTCGGCGCTGGGGGCCAAGGCGATCCTGGCCTCCGACATCCGCACCTGCCGCTTCTGA
- a CDS encoding HAD family hydrolase, with translation MDGTLLDSEKVWDVSLDDLAEHLGGVLGRATRHAMVGSNMLTSLGLLFDDLGLDRDAAGLSSAGRWLTARTAELFDSGLPWRPGASELVDDVLTAGVRTALVTNTERFLTERALGTLGRERFEVVVCGDEVARGKPDPDPYLRAAELLGLAPEQCLAVEDSPTGAAAAEAAGCPVLVVPCEVAVPAGPRRVQLSTLHGVGAAELARVWRSVVVPV, from the coding sequence ATGGACGGCACGCTGCTGGACTCGGAGAAGGTCTGGGACGTCTCCCTCGACGACCTCGCCGAGCACCTCGGGGGAGTGCTCGGGCGTGCGACCCGGCACGCCATGGTGGGCTCCAACATGCTCACCAGCCTGGGTCTGCTCTTCGACGACCTCGGGCTCGACCGCGACGCCGCCGGGCTGTCGTCGGCCGGACGGTGGCTGACCGCGCGCACCGCCGAGCTGTTCGACTCCGGCCTGCCCTGGCGACCGGGCGCGAGCGAGCTGGTCGACGACGTGCTCACCGCCGGGGTGCGGACGGCGCTGGTCACCAACACGGAGCGCTTCCTCACCGAGCGCGCGCTGGGCACCCTGGGCCGGGAGCGGTTCGAGGTGGTCGTCTGCGGTGACGAGGTGGCCCGTGGCAAGCCGGACCCGGACCCGTACCTGCGGGCCGCGGAGCTCCTGGGACTCGCCCCGGAGCAGTGCCTGGCCGTGGAGGACTCGCCCACCGGGGCGGCGGCCGCCGAGGCGGCGGGTTGCCCGGTGCTGGTGGTCCCGTGCGAGGTCGCGGTGCCCGCGGGACCGCGCCGGGTGCAGCTGTCCACGCTGCACGGGGTGGGGGCCGCCGAGCTGGCGCGGGTGTGGCGCTCGGTCGTGGTCCCGGTCTGA
- a CDS encoding RecB family exonuclease has product MTVTQDSPTPAPRRPALSPSRAGDFKQCPLLYRFRAVDRIPETPSAAQVRGTVVHAALEQLYSLPAAERTRGRAAELVGPAWERVLAESPELTGVFDAAELPVLLDDAGALVARYFTLEDPTAFEPESCELRVETELSDGVLLRGFVDRVDVAPTGEVRVVDYKTGASPREVGEARALFQMKFYAVVLWRTRGVVPHQLRLIYLKDGQVLTYAPDADELERFERTLSAIWSAILAAGATGDFRPNPGRLCDWCDHKVRCPAFGGTPPPYPGWPSVPSPGEQTSLERVE; this is encoded by the coding sequence ATGACGGTGACGCAGGACTCCCCCACCCCGGCCCCGCGTCGGCCGGCGCTCTCGCCGTCCCGTGCGGGCGACTTCAAGCAGTGCCCGCTGCTGTACCGCTTCCGGGCGGTGGACCGCATCCCGGAGACGCCCAGCGCCGCCCAGGTCCGCGGGACGGTGGTGCACGCCGCGCTCGAGCAGCTGTACTCGTTGCCCGCGGCCGAGCGCACCCGGGGCCGGGCGGCCGAGCTCGTTGGCCCGGCGTGGGAGCGGGTCCTGGCCGAGAGCCCGGAGCTCACCGGGGTGTTCGACGCGGCCGAGCTGCCCGTCCTGCTGGACGACGCCGGCGCACTGGTGGCCCGGTACTTCACCCTGGAGGACCCCACGGCGTTCGAGCCGGAGTCCTGCGAGCTGCGGGTGGAGACCGAGCTGAGCGACGGGGTGCTGCTGCGAGGCTTCGTCGACCGGGTGGACGTCGCCCCCACCGGCGAGGTGCGGGTGGTGGACTACAAGACGGGTGCGTCCCCGCGGGAGGTCGGTGAGGCGCGGGCACTGTTCCAGATGAAGTTCTACGCGGTGGTGCTGTGGCGCACCCGCGGTGTCGTGCCCCACCAGCTCCGGCTGATCTACCTCAAGGACGGTCAGGTGCTCACCTACGCACCGGACGCCGACGAGCTGGAGCGCTTCGAGCGCACGCTGTCGGCGATCTGGTCGGCCATCCTCGCGGCCGGGGCCACCGGTGACTTCCGGCCGAACCCCGGCCGGCTGTGCGACTGGTGCGACCACAAGGTGCGGTGCCCCGCGTTCGGCGGCACACCTCCGCCCTACCCTGGGTGGCCGAGCGTGCCCAGCCCGGGCGAGCAGACCTCCCTGGAGCGAGTCGAGTGA
- a CDS encoding aldo/keto reductase — protein MTAAGADLARLGVGLAAVGRPAYINTGSAAALPSDRSVPALRAQTAAVLDAAWAAGLRWVDVARSYGRAEEFLHDWLGTGEHPGLTVSSKWGYAYVGGWRRDAAVHEAKEHSLARFTAQLDETRALLAVDAYLVHSLTPDSPLLTDSPLQHALGELRDTGVRVGFSTSGPHQAETVERGLALAVDGVRLFDVVQSTWNAWEQSAGPALAAAHEDGVHVVVKEALANGRLVAELGDAAALAAVLAQPWADTVLLGAAGPEQLRSNLRCLDVTAPDVSGTAVDPGTYWSQRSELAWV, from the coding sequence GTGACCGCGGCCGGGGCCGACCTCGCACGGCTGGGGGTCGGTCTCGCCGCTGTCGGTCGACCGGCCTACATCAACACGGGCTCCGCTGCCGCCCTGCCGTCCGACCGGAGCGTTCCCGCCCTGCGGGCCCAGACCGCCGCCGTGCTCGACGCGGCCTGGGCGGCCGGTCTCCGGTGGGTCGACGTCGCGCGCTCCTACGGCCGGGCGGAGGAGTTCCTGCACGACTGGCTCGGCACCGGTGAGCACCCGGGGCTGACCGTGAGCAGCAAGTGGGGATACGCCTACGTGGGCGGTTGGCGGCGCGACGCCGCGGTGCACGAGGCCAAGGAGCACAGCCTCGCCCGCTTCACCGCCCAGCTCGACGAGACCCGGGCCCTGCTCGCCGTCGACGCCTACCTGGTGCACTCCCTGACCCCGGACAGCCCGCTGCTGACCGACTCGCCGCTGCAGCACGCCCTCGGCGAGCTCCGGGACACCGGGGTGCGGGTCGGGTTCTCCACGAGCGGGCCGCACCAGGCCGAGACCGTCGAGCGGGGACTGGCGCTGGCCGTCGACGGGGTTCGGCTGTTCGACGTGGTTCAGTCCACCTGGAACGCGTGGGAGCAGTCCGCCGGCCCGGCACTGGCCGCGGCCCACGAGGACGGGGTGCACGTCGTGGTCAAGGAGGCACTGGCCAACGGGCGCCTGGTGGCCGAGCTGGGCGACGCAGCCGCACTGGCCGCCGTCCTCGCGCAGCCCTGGGCGGACACGGTGCTGCTGGGCGCGGCCGGCCCCGAGCAGCTCCGGTCGAACCTGCGCTGCCTCGACGTGACGGCGCCGGACGTGTCCGGGACGGCCGTGGACCCCGGCACGTACTGGTCGCAACGCTCGGAGCTGGCGTGGGTGTGA